Proteins from a single region of Pseudarthrobacter sp. NIBRBAC000502772:
- a CDS encoding flavodoxin domain-containing protein, which produces MKAAIVYESLYGNTHAVADAIAQGLQGLAEPLVMSVDEAAGTDPTATDLLVVGGPTHIHGMSRKPMWELAVKDALEHPEKGLVPDAAAGGQGLRAWFDALDKATGKAAAFDTRLEGNKLLTGQASKGIAKRLKQHGLELVAEPASFLVDDTNKLLPGELDRAREWGRTLGAALTPAP; this is translated from the coding sequence ATGAAGGCAGCCATTGTTTACGAATCCCTCTACGGCAACACGCACGCCGTCGCGGACGCGATAGCACAAGGACTGCAAGGGCTGGCCGAACCCTTGGTGATGTCCGTCGACGAGGCGGCCGGGACCGATCCCACGGCCACCGATCTCCTGGTAGTCGGAGGGCCCACCCATATCCATGGCATGAGCAGGAAGCCCATGTGGGAACTGGCGGTCAAGGACGCCCTCGAACACCCTGAGAAGGGACTGGTCCCGGACGCGGCGGCCGGCGGACAGGGTTTGCGGGCATGGTTTGATGCCCTGGACAAGGCAACCGGGAAAGCTGCCGCTTTCGATACCCGGCTGGAGGGCAACAAACTGCTGACGGGACAGGCGTCCAAGGGGATCGCGAAACGACTCAAGCAGCACGGCCTTGAGCTCGTCGCTGAGCCTGCAAGTTTCCTCGTTGATGACACCAACAAGCTTTTGCCGGGTGAACTCGACCGGGCGCGCGAATGGGGAAGGACCCTCGGGGCGGCCCTCACGCCTGCACCTTGA
- a CDS encoding alpha/beta fold hydrolase yields the protein MDNTDAPNEPVVTSYAKAPASTVTAGGVSYAYRELGPKGGIPVVFFVHLAATLDNWDPRIIDPIAKNRHVITFDQPGVGASTGQVPNSIEAMADDAYTFIKALGFDKIDVFSFSLGGMVAQDLTFKHPDLVRKLVLTGTGPRGGKDIDKVVGTTYWDIFRATLTRSDPKEFLFFNRNATGKPAAKAFIKRLQERTENRDKPISPRAFQTQLKAIQKFGRSAPSNLSTLTQTTLIANGDNDRMVPSALSKDLHHRIKGSELIIYPDSGHGGIFQYHTRFAPAVVEFLAP from the coding sequence ATGGACAACACCGACGCCCCAAACGAACCAGTCGTCACCTCGTACGCGAAGGCACCTGCCAGCACTGTCACCGCCGGAGGCGTCAGCTACGCCTATCGCGAGCTTGGGCCGAAGGGCGGCATCCCCGTCGTGTTTTTCGTGCACCTGGCAGCCACCCTTGATAACTGGGACCCCCGTATCATCGACCCCATTGCCAAGAACCGCCACGTCATTACCTTCGACCAGCCCGGCGTTGGCGCTTCCACGGGACAAGTTCCCAACAGTATCGAAGCAATGGCCGACGACGCCTACACCTTCATCAAGGCCCTCGGATTCGACAAGATTGATGTGTTCTCCTTCTCACTGGGCGGCATGGTCGCCCAAGACCTGACCTTCAAACATCCCGATCTTGTCCGCAAGCTCGTGCTGACCGGAACCGGTCCGCGAGGAGGCAAAGACATCGATAAGGTCGTCGGCACCACCTACTGGGACATCTTCCGGGCAACCCTGACCAGGTCCGACCCCAAGGAATTCCTGTTCTTCAACCGCAACGCCACCGGCAAACCCGCTGCGAAAGCGTTCATCAAACGCCTGCAGGAGCGAACCGAGAACCGTGACAAGCCAATCAGCCCCCGCGCATTTCAGACGCAGCTAAAGGCAATCCAGAAGTTCGGCCGCTCGGCCCCGTCGAACCTGTCCACTCTCACTCAGACCACCCTCATCGCCAATGGCGACAATGACCGCATGGTGCCCTCCGCGCTCTCCAAGGACCTGCATCACCGCATCAAGGGATCCGAACTGATCATCTACCCCGACTCCGGCCACGGTGGTATCTTCCAGTACCACACCCGGTTCGCACCCGCCGTCGTCGAATTCCTCGCCCCCTGA
- a CDS encoding NADPH-dependent F420 reductase: MTNISIIGSGHMARALATVMLRGNNPVQILGRDGSRTRDLVESLGPGATGGVTGAAVTGAIVFLAIPHKEVHDAILEIGDSLDGRVVVDISNTVDVSNFDQLTTEPGVSAAEETARLLNGRAEVVKAFNTTFPTTLEAGKVGGQHLDVFIAGDSEQAKEKVSAVAAAAGLRPIDVGPLRRSRELESFMLVVMGLQVSPEHQHFNWDTALRIFP, translated from the coding sequence ATGACCAACATCAGCATCATCGGCAGCGGACACATGGCCCGCGCGCTGGCCACTGTCATGCTGCGAGGGAACAACCCGGTACAGATTCTGGGTCGTGATGGCTCCAGGACGCGGGACCTGGTGGAGAGCCTCGGCCCGGGCGCCACCGGAGGCGTAACCGGGGCCGCCGTCACAGGAGCAATTGTTTTCCTCGCCATCCCGCACAAGGAAGTGCATGACGCCATCCTGGAGATCGGTGACTCCCTCGACGGACGCGTCGTGGTGGACATCAGCAACACCGTGGACGTTTCCAATTTCGACCAGTTGACCACGGAGCCCGGCGTGTCTGCCGCCGAAGAAACGGCCCGCCTGCTGAACGGACGCGCAGAGGTGGTCAAGGCGTTCAACACGACGTTCCCCACCACCTTGGAAGCCGGAAAAGTCGGTGGGCAGCACTTGGACGTTTTTATTGCCGGCGACTCGGAACAGGCCAAGGAGAAGGTCAGCGCCGTGGCAGCCGCGGCAGGTTTGCGCCCCATTGACGTCGGGCCGCTGCGGCGGTCGCGCGAACTCGAGTCCTTCATGCTGGTTGTCATGGGCCTGCAGGTCAGCCCCGAGCATCAGCATTTCAACTGGGACACCGCGCTCAGGATATTTCCTTAG
- a CDS encoding universal stress protein: protein MEPTPELPAIVVGVDGSAPSILALRWAGALAPLLKAHIRAVACWQFQIAVGTFMPVVWNPEDEARRICAAAVDQAFDGAPPAGLEVVALQGQAAKVLIEESRNAQIVVLGSRGHGGFEGLLLGAVSATVAEHAKCPVLVAHGTDLPPGLSDTSGQPRERRRPDRVQP from the coding sequence ATGGAACCAACACCTGAGCTGCCTGCAATAGTCGTGGGCGTGGACGGAAGCGCTCCGTCCATACTCGCCCTGCGGTGGGCCGGGGCCTTGGCACCGCTGCTCAAGGCCCACATCCGGGCGGTGGCCTGCTGGCAATTCCAGATCGCAGTCGGTACCTTCATGCCGGTTGTGTGGAACCCTGAAGATGAGGCCAGGCGGATCTGTGCTGCGGCCGTGGACCAGGCCTTCGACGGCGCACCCCCTGCCGGACTCGAAGTGGTCGCCCTACAGGGTCAGGCGGCGAAGGTACTGATCGAAGAAAGCAGGAATGCCCAAATCGTTGTTCTGGGCAGTCGCGGCCACGGAGGATTTGAAGGGCTCCTCCTCGGTGCGGTCAGCGCAACGGTCGCTGAGCACGCCAAATGCCCGGTCCTGGTGGCGCACGGTACCGACTTGCCGCCAGGGCTCTCGGATACTTCCGGACAGCCTCGCGAAAGGCGGCGGCCAGACCGGGTCCAGCCATGA
- a CDS encoding HAD-IC family P-type ATPase: MKERTLAGLANGVPDNSSRTLWQIVRANVLTLFNGIVGGCFLLLLVLGQWQDALFGFAALSNAVIGVVQEFRAKRLLDRLAVMDAPQARVLRDGQVQEIAVADVVLDDITVLQAGDQVVADAVIVDDNGLEVDESLLTGESEPVNKDPGSTVLSGSTITAGQGKARVVAVGASSYASLLTAEAKRFSLVNSEIRNGINRVLGWISWALFPVVVVITNGQMQAKGGWDAAFRTGAWVEALVGAVAGAIAMIPLGLVLMTSVAFAVGGVRLARHNVLVQELAAVEGLARVDVLCIDKTGTLTEGKVVFDGVHAVGGPPPPGWEEALGWFGSDPHANATARSLAGTFGFDGSRAPTAVVPFSSARKWSAASFLPPHAAAGTWVLGAPEMALPGSNGSTDVVLAQARRLASAGLRTLVLAHTQETVPEGSPDDDVRLPGGLAAAALVTFREMVRPDAAQTLSYFRRQGVGVKILSGDDHRTVSAVAREVGLDVGDGYDARHLPQEAKRLEETLEGFSVFGRVTPQQKKDMVLALRRMGHTVAMTGDGVNDALALKEADIGIAMDTAAPATKAVARLVLLDGRFDRLPAVLAEGRQVIANIERVSVLFLSKTTYAVALSVLFGALMWNFPFLPRQLSATDGLTIGIPAFFLALMSNSRRYRPGFLRRSLAMAVPAGIVVTAAVMAVQVYSVGAAGFSVGASRTASVLTLSLVGLSVLAAVSRPVSALRLAIIAAMFLGLVLLMTVPVLQEFFMLEWPPPELTAAALAAAAVAIVAVVALSRAHARRYPADPPVKMTPP, from the coding sequence GTGAAGGAGCGCACGCTCGCCGGCTTGGCCAACGGAGTCCCCGACAACTCGAGCCGCACCCTTTGGCAGATTGTCCGGGCCAACGTGCTGACTCTCTTTAACGGCATTGTTGGTGGTTGCTTCCTGCTGTTGCTCGTCCTCGGGCAGTGGCAGGATGCGCTCTTTGGGTTCGCGGCGCTCAGCAACGCCGTGATCGGCGTGGTCCAGGAGTTCCGGGCCAAGCGGCTGCTTGACCGGCTGGCAGTCATGGATGCCCCGCAGGCCAGGGTGCTCCGCGACGGCCAGGTGCAGGAGATCGCGGTCGCGGATGTGGTCCTGGACGATATAACCGTCCTCCAGGCCGGCGACCAGGTCGTAGCCGACGCCGTCATCGTCGACGACAATGGCCTGGAAGTTGACGAATCCCTCCTCACGGGTGAGTCAGAGCCCGTGAACAAGGACCCGGGCTCAACGGTGCTGTCCGGCTCCACGATCACAGCCGGCCAGGGAAAGGCGAGGGTGGTCGCGGTGGGGGCCAGCTCGTATGCCAGCCTGCTCACTGCGGAAGCCAAACGTTTCTCCCTCGTCAATTCAGAGATCCGCAACGGGATCAACCGCGTCCTTGGGTGGATCAGCTGGGCGCTGTTCCCCGTGGTGGTCGTCATCACCAACGGCCAGATGCAGGCCAAAGGCGGCTGGGACGCCGCTTTCCGTACCGGGGCGTGGGTAGAGGCGCTCGTCGGAGCGGTGGCCGGGGCCATCGCGATGATCCCCCTGGGACTCGTGCTGATGACCAGCGTTGCGTTCGCCGTCGGGGGCGTCCGCCTTGCCCGCCACAACGTGCTGGTGCAGGAACTGGCCGCTGTGGAGGGCCTTGCCCGGGTGGACGTTCTCTGCATCGACAAGACCGGCACGCTGACTGAGGGCAAGGTGGTTTTCGACGGCGTGCATGCCGTAGGCGGGCCACCTCCGCCGGGCTGGGAGGAGGCCCTGGGCTGGTTCGGCTCCGACCCCCACGCCAACGCCACGGCCCGCAGCCTGGCTGGCACCTTCGGCTTCGATGGCAGCCGGGCCCCGACCGCCGTCGTTCCTTTCTCCTCCGCCAGAAAGTGGAGTGCTGCCAGTTTCCTTCCGCCCCACGCCGCTGCGGGGACCTGGGTGCTGGGTGCCCCTGAGATGGCGTTGCCAGGGAGTAACGGAAGCACCGATGTGGTCCTGGCACAGGCCCGCCGCCTCGCGTCAGCGGGTCTCCGCACGCTGGTACTGGCCCACACACAGGAAACCGTGCCCGAAGGGAGTCCCGACGACGACGTCCGGTTGCCCGGGGGTCTGGCTGCGGCCGCACTGGTGACTTTCCGCGAAATGGTCCGCCCCGATGCCGCACAGACGTTGTCCTACTTCCGCCGGCAGGGCGTGGGCGTAAAGATCCTCTCCGGCGATGATCACCGGACGGTTTCGGCTGTAGCGCGTGAGGTGGGGCTCGACGTCGGCGATGGCTACGACGCGCGTCACCTGCCCCAGGAAGCGAAACGGTTGGAGGAAACGCTCGAAGGTTTTTCTGTGTTCGGCCGCGTGACGCCCCAACAGAAGAAAGACATGGTGCTGGCACTGCGGCGGATGGGGCACACCGTGGCCATGACGGGCGATGGCGTCAATGACGCGTTGGCGTTAAAGGAGGCAGACATCGGCATCGCCATGGACACGGCGGCACCCGCTACCAAGGCCGTGGCCCGCCTGGTCCTGTTGGACGGGCGCTTTGACAGGCTACCCGCGGTCCTGGCCGAAGGCCGCCAGGTTATCGCCAATATTGAGCGGGTCTCGGTGCTGTTCCTGAGCAAAACAACCTACGCTGTTGCCTTGTCCGTGCTCTTCGGAGCACTGATGTGGAACTTTCCCTTCCTGCCCCGGCAGCTGTCCGCCACCGATGGGCTGACCATCGGCATTCCCGCGTTCTTCCTGGCCCTGATGAGTAACAGCCGCCGCTACCGGCCCGGTTTTCTCCGACGGTCCCTGGCGATGGCAGTTCCAGCTGGAATCGTCGTCACCGCGGCGGTCATGGCTGTCCAGGTGTATTCCGTTGGTGCGGCGGGCTTCAGCGTCGGAGCCAGCCGCACCGCCTCCGTGCTGACGTTGTCCCTCGTAGGCCTGTCTGTCCTGGCAGCCGTCAGCCGCCCCGTCAGCGCCCTGCGCCTGGCCATCATCGCAGCCATGTTCCTGGGCCTGGTACTGCTGATGACCGTCCCCGTCCTGCAGGAGTTCTTTATGCTCGAATGGCCACCTCCTGAACTCACGGCTGCCGCCCTCGCCGCTGCCGCCGTCGCCATCGTTGCGGTCGTGGCGCTGAGCCGGGCCCATGCAAGGCGGTACCCCGCTGATCCGCCTGTGAAGATGACGCCTCCTTAG
- a CDS encoding zinc-dependent alcohol dehydrogenase family protein — translation MKAMVYGGPGKKSWTEVPVPVIRNPSDAIVKVDTTTICGTDLHILKGDVPAVAEGRILGHEGVGTITEVGASVTSLKPGDRVIISCIKSCGHCANCKVGLYSHCMGDEGASGIGWVFGHLIDGTQAEYVRVPYAENSLHLLPDGVSDEQAVMLSDILPTGFEIGVQYGRVKPGDTVAVVGAGPVGLAAIATAGLYGAATVIAVDLDANRLAKAREFGATDVVRSDDADWKEQVMALTDGQGVDVAIEAVGVPATFTMCTEVVRPGGNVANVGVHGKSVELHVENLWIQNINISMGLVNANTTPMLLKLVAQNKLPAEKFATHRFRFDQFMEAYDTFARAAETNALKVVIAA, via the coding sequence ATGAAAGCAATGGTTTACGGGGGCCCAGGCAAAAAATCCTGGACAGAAGTGCCCGTTCCGGTGATCCGGAATCCCTCCGATGCCATCGTCAAAGTTGACACCACCACCATCTGCGGGACGGATTTGCATATCCTCAAAGGCGATGTGCCGGCCGTGGCCGAGGGGCGGATCCTCGGTCACGAGGGGGTGGGGACCATCACTGAGGTTGGCGCGTCAGTGACCAGCCTGAAACCGGGTGACCGGGTGATCATCTCCTGCATCAAATCCTGTGGCCATTGTGCCAACTGCAAGGTAGGCCTCTATTCGCACTGCATGGGTGACGAGGGCGCTTCGGGCATCGGCTGGGTCTTCGGACACCTGATCGACGGCACGCAAGCCGAGTACGTGCGCGTCCCCTACGCCGAAAACTCCCTGCACCTGCTGCCCGACGGCGTCAGCGACGAGCAGGCCGTCATGCTGTCGGACATCCTCCCCACGGGCTTCGAAATCGGCGTCCAGTACGGCCGGGTCAAACCCGGCGACACAGTAGCGGTAGTCGGGGCAGGCCCGGTCGGGCTGGCCGCAATCGCCACCGCAGGGCTTTACGGAGCGGCCACCGTTATCGCCGTGGACTTGGACGCGAACCGCCTTGCGAAGGCCCGGGAGTTCGGCGCCACTGACGTTGTCCGCTCGGACGACGCCGACTGGAAGGAGCAGGTGATGGCCCTGACAGACGGCCAGGGCGTGGACGTGGCGATCGAGGCAGTGGGCGTTCCCGCAACGTTCACCATGTGCACGGAGGTGGTCCGGCCCGGCGGGAACGTCGCCAACGTCGGCGTGCACGGCAAGTCAGTGGAACTCCATGTGGAGAACCTCTGGATCCAGAACATCAATATCAGCATGGGACTGGTGAACGCCAACACCACACCGATGCTGCTGAAGCTCGTGGCCCAGAACAAACTGCCGGCGGAAAAGTTCGCCACACACCGCTTCCGCTTTGACCAGTTCATGGAGGCCTACGACACATTCGCCCGGGCCGCGGAGACGAACGCACTTAAGGTTGTGATTGCGGCATGA
- a CDS encoding alcohol dehydrogenase catalytic domain-containing protein, with amino-acid sequence MGAAWLARTCGACKFCQRGSENLCLTPTFNGWDIDGGYAELMTVHQDYAYPIPDVFTDEQAAPLLCAGIIGYRALRCSGLPPGGRLGIYGFGGSAHLTAQMALFEGARVYVMTRSSAAQSLALRLGAEFARSAEAEPPALLDAAILFAPAGGLVPVALRALDRGGTLAVADIHSSDIPALDYQKDLGPNGDLRP; translated from the coding sequence GTGGGAGCAGCCTGGCTGGCCCGCACCTGCGGCGCCTGCAAATTCTGCCAGCGCGGATCGGAGAACCTCTGCCTTACCCCAACATTCAACGGCTGGGATATCGACGGCGGCTACGCGGAACTGATGACTGTGCACCAGGACTACGCTTACCCCATACCGGATGTGTTCACCGATGAGCAGGCCGCGCCCTTGCTGTGCGCAGGAATCATAGGATATCGGGCGCTGAGGTGCTCAGGTCTTCCACCCGGAGGAAGGCTCGGAATCTACGGTTTTGGCGGGTCCGCCCATCTGACGGCGCAGATGGCTTTGTTCGAAGGTGCACGCGTCTACGTGATGACCCGATCTTCAGCTGCGCAGAGCCTGGCCCTCAGGCTTGGGGCGGAATTCGCCAGATCCGCTGAGGCCGAGCCACCCGCTCTGCTGGACGCAGCCATTCTCTTCGCTCCTGCGGGCGGACTGGTCCCGGTTGCGCTGCGCGCCCTGGACCGGGGCGGGACCCTCGCCGTCGCCGACATCCATTCGAGCGACATACCGGCCTTGGACTATCAGAAAGACCTGGGCCCCAACGGTGACCTTCGGCCCTAG
- a CDS encoding strictosidine synthase: protein MGISPPTTGPQLEKHFTSSVLLWVRSEQSRQTDMDYWKGPHSGIIAATPGLEEYRQIHLAEHNPGLWPATTGVETTIPADRKIDGIAEVTFQSALSPLKGRKQTALAYKDEVNVFRRTLLYAGPPNTSHWYDVASPAETVGARAIIYLRRRPGVRPHEFRRLVKKELVPALADTGMLKELRTQSFMPWIKKTWDTPNVAHDNPADQRFHASIILGFADSAARDAFFSSTALRNLSHQLNPVASAIHAYEVDAALTYVKGGRILPHYEE, encoded by the coding sequence ATGGGCATCTCACCACCAACTACCGGACCGCAGCTGGAAAAGCACTTTACGTCCTCAGTCCTGCTCTGGGTGCGCAGCGAGCAGTCCCGCCAAACCGACATGGACTACTGGAAAGGCCCGCACTCGGGCATCATCGCCGCCACACCTGGGCTGGAGGAGTACCGGCAGATTCACCTCGCCGAACACAACCCCGGCCTATGGCCCGCAACCACAGGGGTGGAAACCACCATCCCTGCGGACCGGAAGATCGACGGCATAGCGGAAGTCACCTTCCAATCCGCGCTTTCGCCGCTCAAGGGGCGCAAGCAGACCGCCTTGGCCTATAAGGACGAGGTCAACGTATTCCGCCGCACGCTTCTCTACGCCGGTCCGCCGAACACTTCACACTGGTATGACGTCGCCTCCCCGGCAGAGACTGTCGGGGCTCGCGCGATCATTTACCTCCGCCGCCGCCCCGGTGTCCGCCCGCACGAATTCCGGCGGCTCGTGAAGAAGGAACTTGTTCCTGCCCTGGCTGACACTGGGATGCTGAAGGAATTGCGCACTCAGTCATTCATGCCATGGATTAAGAAGACGTGGGATACACCCAACGTCGCCCACGACAACCCGGCGGACCAACGCTTCCACGCATCAATCATCCTGGGATTTGCTGACTCGGCAGCCCGTGACGCCTTCTTTAGCAGCACAGCTTTACGCAACCTCTCCCATCAGCTGAACCCGGTTGCCTCCGCCATCCATGCCTATGAGGTTGACGCAGCACTGACGTATGTCAAGGGTGGCCGGATCCTCCCCCACTACGAAGAGTAG
- a CDS encoding universal stress protein — MADSGRTIVVGIDGSEYSPAALRLAGRLASALAAPLHVITCLGLSDFYLPAHLPPGYFDSAAELEAIARRLMEQAIDRAFGPERPEHLTAVVKVGSPSKVLVEESRNAQMLVVGRRGHGGLLGQLMGSVSAACAAHAHCPVLVVSQDTENDHGTNT, encoded by the coding sequence ATGGCGGATAGCGGGCGGACCATAGTTGTGGGAATCGACGGTTCTGAATACTCCCCGGCAGCCCTGCGCCTTGCCGGTCGGTTGGCGTCCGCCCTGGCCGCCCCATTGCATGTCATCACGTGCCTCGGCCTTTCCGACTTCTACCTTCCGGCGCACTTGCCACCGGGGTACTTTGACAGCGCCGCTGAGCTTGAGGCCATCGCACGGCGGCTCATGGAACAGGCTATTGACCGGGCCTTCGGCCCGGAACGCCCGGAACACCTCACGGCCGTTGTCAAGGTGGGGTCGCCGTCGAAGGTTCTTGTGGAGGAAAGCCGGAACGCCCAAATGCTTGTAGTCGGCCGGCGGGGCCATGGCGGCTTGCTCGGCCAGCTCATGGGCTCAGTAAGCGCCGCCTGCGCAGCACACGCACATTGCCCAGTACTGGTGGTCAGCCAGGACACCGAGAATGACCATGGAACCAACACCTGA
- a CDS encoding universal stress protein, which yields MTSPDRVVVGYDGSTEAALAVRWAARHAALMDCELHVVHCSLWPLLTNDLGPVKGIAGSGLQHQAQAILNEAKAQALSMAPRVRIQGSLLYGLPAGHLRRIADDARMLVLGSRGIGGFMGLLVGSVSLELAATASCPVAVIRFDQSAEGRIVVGIDSSGSAGALRIACAMASTTGADLMIIHVIRPHDGMANAGGAGQKSASRLLQMAAHDARALAPDVTVNQHLAQDASVPRALLNAARGAALIVVGSKGRGILRGTIGSNAHAVLHHATGPVLISRQPQPDGTPGIVRT from the coding sequence ATGACCTCTCCTGACAGAGTAGTTGTCGGCTACGACGGGTCAACCGAGGCGGCCCTCGCTGTACGTTGGGCAGCACGGCACGCAGCGCTCATGGACTGTGAGCTGCACGTGGTCCATTGCTCGCTCTGGCCGTTACTGACCAACGACCTTGGACCCGTCAAAGGCATAGCCGGCAGCGGGCTGCAACATCAGGCGCAGGCCATCCTTAATGAAGCCAAAGCCCAGGCGCTGTCCATGGCGCCGCGGGTCAGGATCCAGGGCAGCCTCCTCTACGGGCTTCCTGCAGGCCATCTCCGCCGGATCGCGGATGATGCGCGGATGCTGGTTCTTGGCAGCCGCGGGATCGGTGGCTTTATGGGACTTCTGGTGGGATCAGTAAGTCTGGAACTCGCGGCAACGGCGTCCTGTCCCGTGGCGGTCATCCGGTTCGATCAGAGCGCGGAGGGGCGCATCGTGGTGGGAATTGACTCTTCCGGCTCGGCGGGCGCCCTGCGTATTGCCTGTGCCATGGCCAGTACTACGGGAGCGGACCTGATGATCATCCACGTCATCCGGCCCCACGACGGCATGGCCAACGCTGGCGGAGCCGGCCAAAAATCGGCCAGTCGCCTCCTCCAGATGGCGGCTCACGACGCCCGAGCCCTGGCTCCGGACGTGACTGTCAACCAGCACCTGGCCCAGGATGCTTCCGTCCCGCGGGCACTCCTCAACGCCGCCCGCGGTGCCGCCCTCATCGTCGTCGGCAGCAAGGGCCGGGGAATCCTCAGAGGAACTATCGGATCAAATGCCCATGCAGTCCTTCACCACGCCACGGGACCCGTCCTGATTTCCCGGCAGCCGCAGCCGGATGGGACCCCAGGCATCGTGAGGACCTGA
- a CDS encoding TetR/AcrR family transcriptional regulator: MPVTTQPLGRRERNKQEKLDRITAAATELFAEYGVEDVTTQQIADKADIGTGTLFLYAKTKGELLLLVQNAHYAEALERGQADAETIQDALAAVMAVVRPIVECNRTQIDNGRFYLREMVFGDPTEPHHSAALTIVAQTEEAIAAILDREKLVDAGDAATTARIVSAIMFVSMAASVNAGLDIEALVQDIRTQISLLIPR, from the coding sequence ATGCCTGTCACAACCCAGCCGCTCGGACGGCGCGAGCGGAACAAGCAGGAGAAGCTGGACCGCATCACCGCCGCAGCCACTGAGCTGTTCGCCGAATACGGGGTCGAGGACGTCACCACCCAGCAGATCGCCGACAAAGCCGACATCGGCACCGGAACCCTTTTCCTCTACGCCAAAACCAAGGGAGAACTCCTCCTCCTCGTTCAGAACGCCCACTACGCCGAAGCTCTCGAGCGGGGCCAGGCGGATGCTGAAACCATCCAGGATGCCCTGGCTGCGGTGATGGCCGTGGTGCGGCCGATCGTGGAGTGCAACCGAACCCAGATCGACAACGGACGCTTCTATCTGCGGGAAATGGTCTTCGGCGACCCCACGGAGCCACACCACAGCGCAGCTCTGACCATCGTTGCGCAGACCGAGGAGGCCATTGCCGCCATACTGGACCGGGAAAAACTGGTCGACGCGGGTGACGCCGCGACGACGGCGCGCATCGTCTCGGCGATCATGTTTGTCAGCATGGCAGCAAGTGTGAACGCTGGGTTGGACATTGAGGCACTGGTGCAGGACATCAGGACACAAATCAGCCTGCTGATACCCCGCTGA
- a CDS encoding flavodoxin domain-containing protein: protein MKGYVVYDSAYGNTQAVAEAISQGLKPLRAAAVSVSEFNPGTLAAGDFLIVGSPINGWRPTPKITQLLTRLGDGRLKGIRAAAFDTRVRFFIHGDAARKMTKLLTDGGAHIISNPTPFYVRGTEGPLRAGELEKAAGWARNLASALDRKATP from the coding sequence ATGAAAGGCTACGTCGTTTACGACTCCGCATACGGGAACACCCAGGCGGTTGCCGAGGCCATCTCGCAGGGCCTCAAACCTCTCCGCGCGGCAGCAGTTTCCGTCTCGGAGTTCAACCCCGGAACCCTGGCAGCTGGCGATTTCCTCATCGTCGGTTCCCCCATCAACGGGTGGCGGCCCACGCCCAAAATCACGCAGCTCTTGACGCGATTGGGCGACGGACGGCTCAAGGGCATCAGAGCAGCAGCATTCGACACCCGCGTCCGCTTCTTCATCCATGGCGACGCCGCCCGGAAAATGACCAAGCTGCTGACCGATGGCGGCGCGCACATCATTTCCAATCCCACCCCGTTCTACGTCCGGGGCACCGAAGGGCCCCTGCGCGCCGGGGAACTCGAAAAGGCAGCCGGCTGGGCCAGGAACCTGGCGTCGGCACTCGATCGGAAGGCAACGCCATGA